In Amycolatopsis sp. FBCC-B4732, the genomic stretch AGCCGGCCCCGGGTGCCGGGCGTCAGCGGCGCGCCGCCGCCGAGGGAGAGCACGCCTTCGTGCTCCGCCAGCGCCGTCGCGACCGCTTCTTCTTCCAGCGCGCGGAAAGCGGGTTCGCCGTCCTCCGCGAAGATGTCGGAGATGCTGCGCCCGGTGCGCGCGACGATGTCGTCGTCGCAGTCGCGGAACGGCACGCCGAGCGCGGCCGCCAGCAGCGGGCCGACCGTGCTCTTGCCCGAGCCGGGCGGCCCGACGATCACCGCGCGCGGGCTCACCAGCGCTCCTCGAGGGCCTTCAGGTACGCCTCGGCGTTGCGCTTGCCCTCGACCAGCGAATCGCCGCCGAACTTCTCCAGCGCGGCGTCGGCGAGGACGAGCGCCACCACGGACTCCAGCACGACGCCGGCCCGCGGTACGGCGCAGACGTCGGACCGCTGGTGGATCGCGACCGCGGGCTCGCCCGTCTTGACGTCCACTGTGGACAGTGCTTTGGGGACGGTCGAGATCGGCTTCATCGCGACGCGCACCCGAAGCGGCTCGCCGTTGGTGATGCCGCCTTCGAGGCCGCCCGCGCGGTTGGACCGGCGGGTGACGCCGACCGGACCGGTGCCGCGGTCGATCTCGTCGTGCGCCTGGCTGCCCCAGCGGCGCGCGGTCGTGAAGCCGTCGCCGACCTCGACGCCCTTCATCGCCTGGACGCCCATGAGCGCGCCGGCCAGCCGCGCGTCGAGCCGCCGGTCCCAGTGGACGTGGGAGCCGAGGCCCGGCGGGAGGCCGTAGGCGAGGACCTCGATCACGCCGCCGACGGTGTCGCCCGCCTTCCGCACGGCGTCGACCTCGGCGACCATCGCGTCGGTGCCCGCCTGGCTGAACGCGCGGACCGGGCTCTCGTCGATGGCGGCCAGGTCGGCCGCGACCGGCAGCGGGCCCTCGGGCGCGTCCGCGCCGCCGATCGAGACGACGTGGCTGAGGATCTCGACCCCGAGCAGCTGCTTCAGGTAGTTGCGCGCGACGGTGCCGAGCGCGGTCCGCGACGCCGTCTCGCGCGCGCTCGCCCGCTCCAGGACGGGACGGGCCTCGTCGAAGCCGTACTTCTGCATGCCGGGCAGGTCCGCGTGGCCCGGGCGGGGCCGGGTGAGCGGTTCGTTGCGCGCGAGGCCTTCGAGCACCTGCGGGTCGACCGGGTCGGCCGCCATGACCTGCTCCCACTTGGGCCACTCGGCGTTCTCGATCTGCACCGCGACCGGGCCGCCCTGGGTGAGGCCGTGGCGCACGCCGCCGAGGAACTCGATGTGGTCGGTCTCGAAGCCCATCCGCGGGCTGCGGCCGAAGCCGAGACGGCGCCGGGCGAGCTGCTCGGTGACGTCGGCGGTGGTGACGGCGACGCCGGCGGGCATCCCTTCGAGCACGGCGGCCAGCGCGGGTCCGTGCGATTCACCTGCGGTGATCCAGCGCAACATGGGCTCAATCCTGTCACGGGCGCGGGGCGGGCCGGGACGTGCCTCCGGTCATGGCGCCCCCGGGAAGACGGCGCACAGCCAGGTGGCCGCGAGCAGGGCGGGACCGTGCGGGACGCGGGCCCGTTTCCGCGCGGCGGCGACGGCCAGGCTGAGCAGTGCGGCCAGCACCGCGGCGACCGGGAGGGCGGCCCAGCCCACCGCGCCCAGCACCGCGCCGAGGCTGCCGGAGAGCTTGACGTCCCCGACGCCGAGGGTGCTCGTCCGGTGGGCCAGCGCGTGGGCCGCGCCGAAGAAGACGGCGCCGACGGCCGCACGGAGGGCGAGAGACGGGCCACCGCCGCCGAGGGCCGCGGCTCCGATGGCCGCGCCGAGGAGGGGGTAGG encodes the following:
- a CDS encoding shikimate kinase encodes the protein MSPRAVIVGPPGSGKSTVGPLLAAALGVPFRDCDDDIVARTGRSISDIFAEDGEPAFRALEEEAVATALAEHEGVLSLGGGAPLTPGTRGRLAEHTVVFLNVGLAAGVQRTGLSNARPLLAGVNPRATFKKLLDERVPVYREVATVEVVTDERTPAEIVADLAARLAPAEAKE
- the aroC gene encoding chorismate synthase, whose amino-acid sequence is MLRWITAGESHGPALAAVLEGMPAGVAVTTADVTEQLARRRLGFGRSPRMGFETDHIEFLGGVRHGLTQGGPVAVQIENAEWPKWEQVMAADPVDPQVLEGLARNEPLTRPRPGHADLPGMQKYGFDEARPVLERASARETASRTALGTVARNYLKQLLGVEILSHVVSIGGADAPEGPLPVAADLAAIDESPVRAFSQAGTDAMVAEVDAVRKAGDTVGGVIEVLAYGLPPGLGSHVHWDRRLDARLAGALMGVQAMKGVEVGDGFTTARRWGSQAHDEIDRGTGPVGVTRRSNRAGGLEGGITNGEPLRVRVAMKPISTVPKALSTVDVKTGEPAVAIHQRSDVCAVPRAGVVLESVVALVLADAALEKFGGDSLVEGKRNAEAYLKALEERW
- a CDS encoding prepilin peptidase, with amino-acid sequence MPPTILTLTAAAATGAATAPLAKRALDRADAPIPLALATLLTALTATAATARWLTGAWPAWWLPVPLALTAVAVPLALADLRHLRLPDALTLPAYPLLGAAIGAAALGGGGPSLALRAAVGAVFFGAAHALAHRTSTLGVGDVKLSGSLGAVLGAVGWAALPVAAVLAALLSLAVAAARKRARVPHGPALLAATWLCAVFPGAP